The following coding sequences are from one Panicum hallii strain FIL2 chromosome 5, PHallii_v3.1, whole genome shotgun sequence window:
- the LOC112895372 gene encoding LOW QUALITY PROTEIN: rab escort protein 1 (The sequence of the model RefSeq protein was modified relative to this genomic sequence to represent the inferred CDS: inserted 1 base in 1 codon) translates to MADEPAAAAGAGDSHDYPTIDPTSFDVVLCGTGLPESVLAAACAAAGKTVLHVDPSPFYGSLYSSIPLPSLQSFLSXNPSPSSSIAAGAAPSNSQTVVDLHRRGVYSEVETSGTVPEPARRFTVDLVGPRVLYCADEAVDLLLRSGGSHHVEFKSVDGGSLLYWEGGLYPVPDSKGAIFRDTTLKLLEKNALYKFFNLVKAHIDATSAPADEMVEGDAAAMISKEHLDRPFVEFLTQQGLSPKMRAVVLYAIAMADYDQDGPDPSDKLITTREGIQTIALYSASIGRFANAEGAFIYPMYGHGELPQAFCRCAAVKGALYVLRMPVAALLLDEEKKHFVGARLASGQDILCKQLIIDPSYKIPTLDAPFDDPGSKFPRKVARGICIFSKSVKQGSSNVLVVFPPKSLEEEQVAAVRLLQLSSNLAVCPPGTFMAYLSTPCTDASAGKQSIRKAIDALFSPQDSDGLEGHLETTSESTDHVKPTLIWSCVYVQEITQETSGPLLSCPMPDENLDYRNILESTKKLFAGIYPDEEFLPKKSAPVYADDDSDSAE, encoded by the exons ATGGCGGacgagcccgccgccgccgccggcgccggggacTCGCACGACTACCCCACCATCGACCCCACCTCGTTCGACGTCGTGCTCTGCGGCACGGGGCTCCCGGAGTccgtgctcgccgccgcctgcgccgccgccggcaagaCGGTCCTCCACGTCGACCCCAGCCCGTTCTACGGCTCCCTCTACTCCTCCATCCCGCTCCCGTCCCTCCAGTCCTTCCTCT CCAACCCTTCCCCGTCCTCATCGatcgcggcgggggcggcccCCTCCAATTCGCAAACCGTCGTCGATCTCCACCGCCGCGGCGTGTACTCGGAGGTCGAGACCTCGGGGACTGTCCCCGAGCCGGCGAGGCGGTTCACCGTCGACCTCGTGGGGCCCCGGGTGCTGTACTGCGCCGACGAGGCCGTGGACCTCCTCCTGCGCTCGGGGGGCAGCCACCATGTGGAGTTCAAGAGCGTGGACGGGGGGAGCCTCCTCTACTGGGAGGGCGGCCTCTACCCTGTGCCAGACTCGAAGGGGGCTATCTTCAGGGACACCACACTCAAGCTCTTGGAGAAGAACGCCCTCTACAAGTTCTTCAATCTTGTCAAGGCGCACATTGATGCCACGTCAGCTCCTGCTGATGAAATGGTAGAGGGGGATGCGGCTGCCATGATATCCAAGGAGCACCTGGACCGCCCCTTTGTTGAGTTCCTTACGCAACAGGGTCTTTCTCCCAAGATGAGAGC GGTTGTGCTTTATGCGATTGCCATGGCTGATTATGATCAAGATGGTCCTGACCCAAGTGATAAATTAATTACGACGAGGGAGGGAATCCAGACCATTGCTCTGTACTCCGCATCTATTGGGAG GTTTGCTAATGCAGAAGGTGCTTTCATTTATCCTATGTATGGGCATGGTGAGCTACCTCAAGCTTTCTGTCGCTGTGCTGCGGTTAAGGGTGCCCTATAT GTGTTGCGGATGCCAGTGGCTGCACTTCTTCTGGATGAG GAAAAGAAGCATTTTGTAGGTGCCAGATTGGCATCTGGTCAGGATATTTTGTGCAAACAGTTGATAATTGATCCGTCATACAAAATTCCTACCTTGGATGCACCGTTTGATGATCCAGGTTCAAAGTTTCCAAGAAAAGTTGCAAGGGGAATATGCATATTCAGCAAGTCTGTGAAACAGGGTTCATCAAATGTTCTGGTTGTTTTTCCTCCAAAGT CACTAGAAGAGGAGCAGGTTGCAGCTGTTCGGCTTCTTCAGTTGAGCAGCAATCTCGCAGTATGCCCTCCTGGAAC GTTTATGGCATATCTGTCTACTCCCTGTACCGATGCCTCCGCTGGAAAGCAATCCATCAGAAAAGCAATAGATGCTCTTTTCAGCCCACAGGATTCAGATGGCTTGGAAGGCCACCTTGAGACAACCAGTGAAAGCACTGATCATGTGAAACCAACACTAATCTGGAGCTGTGTGTATGTTCAAGAGATCACACAG GAAACGTCTGGTCCTTTACTGTCATGCCCCATGCCTGATGAAAATCTGGACTACAGGAACATACTGGAATCGACAAAAAAG TTATTCGCCGGTATCTATCCTGATGAAGAATTCTTGCCTAAAAAGTCAGCTCCTGTATATGCTGATGATGACTCTGATTCTGCGGAGTAA